Proteins from a genomic interval of Mycobacterium conspicuum:
- a CDS encoding CDGP domain-containing protein, translated as MKNAISGLAASALVGGLIGVGVALAPPASAGCQPGDPLESFCDFPVRPNGTWQRCHEAPGGPVMDGRVVGELPPIEECFLVDPSLPWPPANVGPHFHID; from the coding sequence ATGAAAAACGCAATCTCGGGACTTGCGGCGTCGGCATTGGTCGGTGGACTGATAGGTGTGGGCGTCGCGCTGGCGCCTCCGGCATCGGCGGGATGTCAGCCCGGCGACCCGCTGGAGTCGTTCTGCGACTTCCCCGTCCGGCCCAACGGAACCTGGCAGCGCTGTCATGAGGCGCCCGGCGGGCCGGTCATGGACGGCCGTGTCGTGGGTGAACTCCCGCCGATAGAGGAATGCTTCCTGGTGGACCCGAGTCTGCCCTGGCCTCCCGCAAACGTCGGCCCGCACTTCCATATCGACTAG
- a CDS encoding rhodanese-like domain-containing protein → MSRIDRVLDRARGRYRRLSADEVPAALRRGAVLVDIRPQSQRAREGEVPGALVIERNVLEWRVDPTSDARLPQAVDDDVEWVIVCSEGYTSSLAAAALLDLGLHRATDVVGGYHALADAGVLARLGGGSGRARLEVLANVGTPVRRWI, encoded by the coding sequence ATGAGCCGAATCGATCGGGTGCTGGACCGGGCCCGCGGCCGTTATCGGCGGCTATCCGCCGACGAGGTGCCCGCCGCGCTGCGGCGCGGCGCCGTGCTCGTCGACATCCGGCCCCAGTCGCAGCGCGCCCGCGAAGGCGAGGTGCCCGGCGCGCTGGTCATCGAGCGCAACGTGCTGGAATGGCGTGTCGACCCGACCAGCGACGCCCGGCTGCCGCAAGCCGTTGACGACGACGTCGAGTGGGTCATCGTGTGCTCGGAGGGCTACACGTCCAGCCTGGCGGCGGCGGCGCTACTGGATCTGGGCCTGCACCGCGCCACCGACGTCGTCGGCGGCTACCACGCGCTGGCCGACGCCGGCGTGCTGGCGCGGCTCGGCGGTGGCTCGGGCCGTGCCCGGCTGGAAGTGCTCGCGAATGTCGGTACGCCCGTTCGACGCTGGATCTAG